From one Pseudomonas sp. S35 genomic stretch:
- the xthA gene encoding exodeoxyribonuclease III, producing MKIVSFNINGLRARPHQLAALIEKHQPDVIGLQETKVHDDQFPLADVQALGYHVYYHGQKGHYGVALLSRQPALSLHKGFASDEEDAQRRFIWGTFADENGNPVTIMNGYFPQGESRDHPTKFPAKQRFYEDLQQLLESEFSNDQALVVMGDVNISPEDCDIGIGADNAKRWLKTGKCSFLPEEREWMARLKNWGLVDSFRHLNPDVADRFSWFDYRSRGFEDEPKRGLRIDVIMASKGLLPRVKDAGVDYDLRGLEKPSDHAPIWLELS from the coding sequence ATGAAAATCGTCTCCTTCAATATCAACGGGCTGCGCGCCCGCCCCCATCAGCTGGCGGCGCTGATTGAAAAGCACCAACCCGACGTGATCGGCCTGCAGGAAACCAAGGTCCACGACGACCAGTTCCCCCTGGCCGACGTGCAGGCTCTTGGCTACCACGTTTACTACCACGGCCAGAAAGGTCACTACGGCGTGGCACTGCTCTCACGTCAGCCGGCATTGAGCCTTCACAAAGGTTTTGCCAGTGACGAAGAAGACGCCCAGCGCCGTTTCATCTGGGGCACCTTCGCCGATGAAAACGGCAACCCAGTGACCATCATGAATGGCTATTTCCCCCAGGGCGAAAGCCGCGACCACCCGACCAAATTCCCCGCCAAGCAGCGCTTCTACGAAGACCTGCAACAGCTGCTGGAAAGCGAGTTCAGCAATGACCAGGCACTGGTAGTGATGGGCGATGTGAATATTTCCCCGGAAGACTGCGACATCGGCATCGGTGCCGACAACGCCAAGCGCTGGCTGAAAACCGGCAAGTGCAGCTTCCTGCCCGAAGAGCGCGAGTGGATGGCCCGCCTGAAAAACTGGGGCCTGGTAGACAGCTTCCGCCACCTCAACCCGGACGTAGCCGACCGTTTCAGCTGGTTCGACTACCGCAGCCGTGGCTTTGAAGACGAGCCCAAGCGTGGCCTGCGCATTGACGTGATCATGGCCTCCAAGGGCTTGCTGCCACGGGTCAAGGATGCGGGCGTGGATTACGACTTGCGTGGCTTGGAAAAACCGTCGGACCATGCGCCGATCTGGCTGGAACTGAGCTGA
- a CDS encoding fimbrial protein: protein MKTFSRALLALSIVVAAGHAVAAPTLAGGGTLNFTGTINVDACSASAGGVNKNISVDMGNVSVKDMGTVAAPKSNGTLSAQNFDMKINCNTGAKVSMTFEPTKGAGSGIATGGKVLKLVEGMGAAKNVGIALLDGNGALIDLSSPTTAIIESPLQGGNTSLKFSAVYVTTATDVSTVVAGRGDATLPFVLQYE from the coding sequence ATGAAAACCTTTTCTCGGGCACTGCTCGCCTTGTCTATTGTTGTCGCTGCCGGTCATGCCGTGGCCGCGCCTACCCTGGCGGGCGGCGGTACCCTCAACTTCACCGGCACCATCAACGTCGATGCCTGCTCCGCCAGCGCAGGCGGGGTTAATAAAAACATCTCCGTGGACATGGGCAACGTATCGGTCAAGGACATGGGCACCGTGGCCGCGCCTAAAAGCAACGGCACCCTGAGTGCACAGAACTTCGACATGAAGATCAACTGCAACACCGGCGCCAAAGTGTCGATGACCTTTGAGCCGACCAAAGGCGCAGGTTCGGGCATCGCTACTGGCGGCAAGGTCCTCAAGCTCGTCGAAGGCATGGGCGCGGCCAAAAACGTCGGCATTGCGTTGCTCGACGGGAATGGCGCGCTGATCGACCTGAGTTCACCGACCACGGCAATCATCGAAAGCCCGCTGCAAGGCGGCAACACCTCGCTGAAATTCTCGGCGGTGTATGTCACCACCGCCACCGACGTCTCCACGGTGGTTGCCGGGCGCGGTGACGCCACACTGCCGTTCGTCCTGCAATACGAATAA
- a CDS encoding molecular chaperone gives MFYRHALSVCAGLLELLLINPATAGISLSGTRLVFDGAHKEAGITVRNSGNDVLIQSWIDTNADDATSVPFAVTPPLVRVNGNEQQLLRVIYEGTGMPTDRESVVWLNVQEIPQASKTPNTLQLAVRQRIKVLFRPAGMKDNAYLAPAELSWRLVERGARNVLVVNNPSLYHVSIAEITLQSGELSEHPFDSTMIAPGEQKEFTLKKLTQSPAPRLLFSSINDYGARDRYTAQLSNSANIQASLVKESP, from the coding sequence ATGTTTTATCGTCACGCTTTGTCCGTTTGCGCAGGCCTGCTGGAACTGTTGCTGATCAACCCGGCGACGGCCGGCATTTCACTGAGCGGCACGCGCCTGGTCTTCGACGGCGCGCACAAGGAAGCCGGAATCACCGTGCGTAATAGCGGTAACGACGTGCTGATCCAGTCCTGGATCGACACCAATGCCGACGACGCCACTTCTGTGCCCTTTGCCGTCACCCCACCACTGGTGCGGGTCAATGGCAACGAACAGCAACTGTTGCGGGTGATCTACGAAGGCACGGGCATGCCAACCGATCGCGAGTCGGTGGTGTGGCTCAATGTGCAGGAAATTCCCCAGGCATCGAAAACCCCGAATACCTTGCAGCTGGCCGTACGCCAGCGCATCAAGGTGCTCTTTCGCCCTGCGGGCATGAAAGACAACGCCTATCTGGCCCCCGCCGAGTTGTCGTGGCGGCTGGTCGAGCGCGGCGCAAGGAACGTGTTAGTGGTGAATAACCCCAGCCTGTACCACGTGTCGATTGCCGAAATCACGTTGCAATCCGGCGAACTCAGTGAACATCCGTTTGACTCCACCATGATCGCGCCCGGCGAACAAAAAGAGTTCACGCTGAAAAAACTGACGCAGAGCCCTGCGCCGCGTTTGTTATTCAGCAGTATTAATGACTATGGCGCACGCGATCGTTATACCGCGCAACTTTCCAACTCAGCCAACATTCAGGCGAGTTTGGTCAAAGAGTCCCCTTAG
- a CDS encoding autotransporter assembly complex family protein, with translation MKFPGRFTSGLILLFTSCGALAQSELDVRVKPSNDALKANIEGYIGGVGDRDEEALLRFSRGAEEQARKAAQALGFYQPQIDSEVKGGKNPRLILSIDPGEPVHLRNVTLRVDGEAANLKSFRVPASDDLKSGAVLNHGHYEDAKRLIQNQASRYGFFSGRFTRQKLAVDPQAGVADIELIYDSGPRYTLGKVHFAGDTPFDDELLQRMVPFKAGDPYDSELIAELNQNLQASGFFEGVRVDAAPAASTNDVIPVAVNLETRKPRTMGLGLGYSTDVGPRGKANWTRHWVNPQGHSYGWEAELSAPRQNVGLWYDIPLDPPLTDKLRFAGGYQNEELANTDTLSKLLTLGPEWHSKLPSGWTRVVSLKYQREEYRLGNDSGLSNLVMPGISYSYLRSDNRIDPHHGYRLQFDTKMAKEGLGSDTNLLYGTAMVKGLTTLWDNHRFLARAQFGGSATNGYKSVPPSLRFFAGGDQSVRGYEYQTLSPENDRGDRIGGRYMVALSAEYQYSIAEKWRIATFIDQGNSFNTLELPSLKTGVGVGIRWVSPVGPIRLDLAHALEDPGGVRLHFSMGPEL, from the coding sequence ATGAAGTTTCCAGGAAGATTTACCAGCGGCTTGATCCTGCTGTTCACAAGCTGCGGCGCTTTGGCGCAAAGCGAGTTGGACGTGCGGGTCAAACCCTCAAACGACGCGTTGAAAGCCAACATCGAAGGCTACATCGGCGGGGTTGGCGATCGTGATGAAGAAGCCTTGCTGCGGTTCAGCCGTGGCGCTGAGGAGCAGGCGCGTAAAGCCGCCCAGGCCCTGGGTTTTTATCAGCCCCAGATCGACAGTGAGGTGAAGGGTGGCAAGAACCCGCGCCTGATCCTCAGCATCGACCCCGGCGAACCGGTGCATTTGCGCAACGTGACCCTTCGGGTCGACGGCGAGGCTGCGAACCTCAAGTCCTTTCGCGTGCCTGCCAGCGACGACCTTAAATCCGGCGCGGTGCTCAACCACGGCCACTACGAAGACGCCAAGCGTCTGATCCAGAACCAGGCCTCGCGCTATGGCTTTTTCAGCGGGCGTTTTACCCGCCAGAAACTCGCGGTTGACCCGCAAGCCGGCGTTGCCGATATCGAACTCATCTATGACAGCGGCCCGCGCTACACCTTGGGCAAGGTCCATTTCGCCGGCGACACGCCGTTTGACGACGAACTGCTGCAACGTATGGTGCCCTTCAAGGCCGGTGACCCTTACGATTCCGAGTTGATCGCGGAGCTCAATCAGAACCTGCAAGCCAGCGGCTTTTTCGAAGGCGTGCGCGTGGACGCCGCGCCAGCTGCCTCGACCAATGATGTGATCCCGGTGGCCGTCAATCTGGAAACCCGCAAGCCACGCACCATGGGCCTGGGCCTTGGCTACTCGACTGACGTCGGGCCACGGGGCAAAGCCAACTGGACGCGCCACTGGGTCAACCCGCAAGGCCACAGTTACGGCTGGGAGGCCGAACTGTCGGCACCGCGCCAGAACGTCGGCCTGTGGTACGACATCCCACTGGACCCGCCGCTCACCGACAAACTGCGTTTTGCCGGTGGTTACCAGAATGAAGAACTGGCCAACACCGACACCCTGAGTAAATTGCTGACCCTGGGCCCCGAATGGCACAGCAAATTGCCCAGCGGTTGGACGCGGGTGGTTTCCCTCAAATACCAGCGTGAAGAATACCGCCTGGGCAATGACTCGGGCCTCAGCAACCTGGTCATGCCCGGCATCAGTTATTCCTACCTGCGCAGCGATAACCGCATCGACCCTCACCACGGCTACCGCCTGCAATTCGATACCAAGATGGCCAAAGAAGGCTTGGGCTCGGACACCAACTTGTTGTACGGCACGGCCATGGTCAAAGGCCTGACTACCCTGTGGGACAACCACCGCTTCCTGGCGCGGGCGCAGTTCGGCGGCAGTGCCACCAATGGCTATAAGTCAGTGCCGCCATCGCTGCGCTTCTTTGCCGGTGGCGACCAGAGCGTGCGCGGCTATGAGTACCAGACCCTGTCGCCGGAGAATGACCGTGGTGATCGTATCGGTGGCCGCTACATGGTGGCCTTGAGCGCCGAGTATCAATATTCCATTGCCGAGAAATGGCGGATCGCGACTTTCATCGACCAGGGCAACTCGTTCAACACCCTGGAATTGCCCAGCCTCAAAACCGGCGTGGGCGTCGGTATCCGCTGGGTGTCGCCAGTCGGTCCGATCCGTCTCGACCTGGCCCATGCCCTGGAAGACCCGGGCGGCGTTCGTTTGCACTTTTCCATGGGGCCTGAGCTGTGA
- a CDS encoding translocation/assembly module TamB domain-containing protein, which yields MIRGLKIAGLAVVAVLAGLLLALWAVLGTQAGSRWALGQVPGLSVEHFQGRLGGQWSADHLLWQQDSSRVELKAPKFDWSPACLLRMTLCIDQLDVEQVSLQFPPSTEESSSPIALPDLKLPVALQLGDVRVGSLLFNGSEELKGLQLAAHWTAAGMQIDSVHLQRDDLVLDLAGLLQPIGNWPLTASGNLSLPYAPGSAAWKVALKVEGDLLKTLKLDADSSGYLTAKLKGELQPLADNLPAQLQISADGFKPSADLPDTLQLNQLDLTAKGDLNNGYQLLGKAVLPAEKGPVGLLLQGKVDAKGAQIAGLDLNAGDQQSLKLSANLDWQQGFSADAKIDWLDFPWHRLYPVIDEPQVTVRTFNGEISYKDGNYLGNLKADLDGPAGKFNVVTPFSGDLKQVFLPELKLTAGQGKAEGHLNLQFADGIAWDTALDLSALNPAYWVAELPGTLAGPLRSKGEFKNAQLKLNADLDLKGRLRGQTAVLAAKAEGVGEQWTLANLDIRLGDNRINGSGSLQQRLAGQIDIKLARLAQLWPQLRGQVNGRLEVAGSLHAPQGKLDLNGQQLAFADNRLQRLSLDATLDSAQRAKIDLKGSGIQSGDTQVGTLTASAQGDIKNQKVQLDLAGPLLKLALALDGNLDNGNWRARLASGDVQAGGQDWKLQAPAKIDYLADGKLTFAAHCWVSGAASLCGEDQRLMPEPKLRYHLKQFPLDSLAAFLPKDFAWQGKLNADVQLDLPDSGPKGVVSVDASGGTLRVKDKDQWLDFPYDTLKLETTLNPKRIDTQLNFRGGKLGELLLQAQINPLPKNKPITGNFSLTGLDVAVARPFVPMVETLNGKLNGNGRISGGLLAPQINGNVNLIGGEVSGPELPVSLEGLNVQALIAGESVQLNGGWRSGKAGQGSLKGQIDWGQAMTVDLSLQGSQLPVTVEPYATLEVAPDLRITLKNDKLAIAGNVQIPRGDITVRELPPSTVKVSDDTIIIGSQTEEGKPAMAMAMDIDVAVGEDQLNFSGFGLTAKVQGHVHIGDNLDTRGELWLNDGRYRAYGQRLDVRRARLLFAGPLDQPYLDIEAIRKTDDVVAGIRLSGSAEQPTTQIFSEPAMSQEQALSYLVLGRPLSTTGEDNNMLAQAALGLGLMGSAGVTSDIATKLGIQDFDLDTQGSGNNTAVVASGKITEKLSLRYGVGVFEPASTIALRYLLSKKVYLEVASGVASSLDIFYKRDF from the coding sequence GTGATACGTGGTTTGAAAATAGCGGGGCTGGCCGTGGTGGCGGTCCTTGCAGGGCTGTTGTTGGCGCTGTGGGCGGTACTCGGCACCCAGGCGGGCAGTCGCTGGGCCCTTGGCCAGGTGCCGGGGCTGAGCGTGGAGCATTTCCAGGGTCGTTTGGGCGGCCAGTGGAGCGCCGATCATCTGCTGTGGCAGCAAGACAGCAGCCGCGTGGAACTCAAGGCGCCGAAATTCGATTGGTCACCAGCCTGCCTGTTGCGCATGACGTTGTGCATTGACCAGTTGGATGTTGAGCAGGTCAGCCTGCAATTTCCTCCCAGTACCGAAGAAAGCAGCAGCCCTATTGCACTGCCTGATCTGAAATTGCCGGTTGCCCTCCAGTTAGGCGACGTTCGCGTCGGCAGTCTGCTGTTCAACGGCAGTGAAGAGCTGAAAGGCCTGCAACTGGCGGCGCATTGGACCGCTGCCGGCATGCAGATCGATTCGGTGCACCTGCAACGCGACGACCTGGTGCTGGACCTCGCTGGCCTGTTGCAACCCATTGGCAATTGGCCGCTGACTGCCAGCGGTAACCTGAGCCTGCCTTACGCGCCCGGTAGCGCCGCGTGGAAGGTTGCCCTCAAGGTCGAAGGCGACCTGCTCAAGACCCTCAAGCTCGACGCCGACAGCAGCGGCTACCTGACGGCCAAGCTCAAGGGCGAGTTGCAGCCCCTGGCCGACAACCTCCCGGCGCAGTTGCAGATCAGCGCTGACGGCTTCAAGCCCAGTGCCGATTTGCCGGACACATTGCAACTCAATCAACTGGACCTCACCGCCAAAGGTGACTTGAACAACGGCTATCAACTGCTGGGCAAGGCGGTGCTGCCGGCGGAAAAAGGCCCGGTGGGCCTGCTGCTGCAAGGCAAGGTCGACGCCAAGGGCGCGCAGATCGCAGGCCTGGACCTGAATGCCGGTGACCAACAAAGCCTCAAGCTCAGCGCCAACCTGGACTGGCAACAAGGCTTCAGCGCCGATGCCAAGATCGACTGGCTCGACTTTCCCTGGCATCGCCTCTATCCGGTGATCGACGAGCCCCAGGTAACGGTACGTACCTTCAACGGCGAGATTTCATACAAAGACGGCAACTACCTGGGCAACCTCAAGGCCGACCTCGATGGCCCGGCGGGCAAGTTCAATGTGGTCACGCCGTTCAGTGGCGACCTCAAGCAAGTCTTCCTGCCTGAGCTGAAATTGACCGCCGGCCAAGGCAAGGCCGAAGGCCACCTGAACCTGCAGTTTGCCGATGGCATCGCCTGGGATACCGCGCTGGACCTGTCGGCGTTGAACCCCGCGTACTGGGTCGCTGAGCTGCCGGGCACGCTGGCCGGCCCGCTGCGCAGCAAGGGCGAGTTCAAGAACGCGCAACTCAAGCTCAATGCCGACCTCGACCTCAAGGGCCGCCTGCGCGGCCAAACCGCCGTGCTGGCGGCCAAGGCCGAAGGCGTGGGCGAACAATGGACCCTGGCCAACCTGGATATCCGCCTCGGTGACAACCGCATCAACGGCAGCGGCAGCCTGCAACAACGCCTGGCCGGGCAGATCGACATCAAGCTGGCGCGCCTGGCCCAGCTCTGGCCGCAGTTGCGCGGGCAGGTCAATGGCCGTCTCGAGGTGGCCGGCAGCTTGCACGCGCCCCAAGGCAAACTTGATCTCAACGGCCAGCAACTGGCGTTTGCCGACAACCGCCTGCAACGCCTCAGCCTCGACGCCACCCTCGACAGCGCCCAGCGCGCCAAGATCGACCTCAAGGGCAGCGGCATTCAAAGCGGCGACACCCAGGTCGGCACCCTGACGGCCAGCGCCCAGGGCGATATCAAGAACCAGAAAGTCCAGCTGGACCTGGCCGGCCCGCTGCTCAAGCTGGCCCTGGCGCTGGACGGCAACCTGGACAACGGCAACTGGCGCGCACGCCTGGCCAGCGGTGACGTCCAGGCCGGTGGCCAGGACTGGAAACTGCAAGCCCCGGCGAAGATCGACTACCTGGCCGACGGCAAGCTGACCTTCGCTGCGCATTGTTGGGTCTCCGGCGCCGCCAGCCTGTGCGGTGAAGACCAGCGGCTGATGCCCGAACCCAAGCTGCGTTACCACCTCAAGCAATTCCCCCTCGACAGCCTTGCGGCCTTTTTGCCCAAGGATTTCGCTTGGCAGGGCAAGCTCAATGCCGACGTACAGCTCGACCTGCCCGACAGCGGCCCCAAAGGCGTGGTGTCGGTGGATGCCAGCGGCGGCACCCTGCGGGTCAAGGATAAAGACCAGTGGCTGGATTTCCCCTACGACACCCTCAAGCTGGAAACCACCCTCAACCCCAAGCGTATCGACACGCAGTTGAACTTCCGGGGCGGCAAGCTCGGTGAATTGCTGTTGCAGGCGCAGATCAACCCGCTGCCGAAAAACAAACCGATTACCGGTAATTTCAGCCTCACCGGGCTGGACGTCGCGGTGGCGCGGCCGTTTGTGCCGATGGTGGAAACCCTCAATGGCAAGCTTAACGGCAACGGCCGGATTTCCGGCGGCCTGCTGGCGCCGCAGATCAACGGCAATGTGAACCTGATCGGCGGCGAAGTCTCCGGTCCGGAGTTGCCCGTCAGTCTCGAAGGCCTGAATGTGCAGGCGCTGATTGCCGGTGAGAGCGTGCAGCTCAACGGTGGTTGGCGCAGCGGCAAGGCCGGGCAGGGCAGCCTCAAGGGCCAGATCGACTGGGGGCAGGCCATGACCGTGGACCTCAGCCTGCAAGGCTCGCAATTGCCGGTGACGGTGGAGCCCTACGCCACACTAGAAGTGGCACCGGACCTGAGGATCACCCTGAAGAATGACAAGCTCGCCATCGCCGGCAACGTGCAGATCCCGCGTGGCGACATCACCGTGCGCGAACTGCCGCCGTCGACCGTCAAGGTCTCGGACGACACCATCATCATCGGCAGCCAGACCGAGGAGGGTAAGCCGGCGATGGCCATGGCGATGGATATCGACGTGGCGGTGGGCGAAGACCAGCTCAACTTCTCGGGCTTCGGCCTCACCGCCAAGGTGCAGGGCCATGTGCATATCGGCGACAACCTGGACACCCGTGGCGAGCTTTGGCTCAACGATGGCCGCTACCGCGCCTACGGCCAGAGGCTCGATGTACGCCGGGCGCGGTTGCTGTTCGCCGGGCCGCTAGACCAGCCGTACCTGGATATCGAAGCGATCCGCAAGACCGACGATGTGGTGGCTGGTATCCGTCTGAGCGGCAGCGCCGAGCAACCCACCACGCAGATCTTCTCGGAACCGGCCATGAGCCAGGAACAGGCGCTGTCCTACTTGGTGTTGGGGCGCCCGCTGAGCACCACCGGCGAAGACAACAACATGCTGGCCCAGGCGGCGTTGGGCCTGGGCTTGATGGGCAGCGCCGGGGTGACGTCGGACATTGCCACCAAGCTCGGCATCCAGGACTTCGACCTCGACACCCAGGGCAGCGGCAACAATACCGCCGTGGTGGCCAGCGGCAAGATCACCGAGAAACTCAGCCTGCGCTACGGCGTAGGGGTGTTCGAACCCGCCAGCACCATTGCCTTGCGCTACCTGTTGAGCAAGAAGGTCTACCTGGAGGTGGCCAGTGGTGTGGCCAGCTCGTTGGATATTTTCTACAAGCGCGACTTCTAA
- a CDS encoding fimbria/pilus outer membrane usher protein codes for MFLFKRNGWAPVSVALVFSSACLAEGDEQFNTSFLKSAPSSIDLQSLLAANSVLPGSYRVDLYGNDTLVGRRDIDFRRHPDTGKVEACLTRETVEQLGVDVAKLPLDAAAPNACIDLPALIDHASVRYDVPRLRLLVSVPQSAMERGRRGYVDPALWDEGVPAAFINYQLSSSRNSSQGENTLSNNLGLRNGINLGAWRLRNESNFNSSTGLPSTFKSNRSYLQHDVTAWKGQFSAGDIFSDADLFDSVRYRGLKLASDDGMRADSERGYAPIIRGIAQSSATVEIRQNDYILYTANVPPGPFEISDIYPSGSNGDLEVTIIEADGRRRVTVQAFSSLPIMVRQGQLKYSVSAGQYNSNSNGQQSPQFVSSTLAYGVSSNLSGIVGVQATDNFQALSVGAGRNTPIGAVSLDMTHSSSRTYGQAVKGTSVRALYAKTFTGTDTNFTLAAYRYSTEGYRTLSEHVEESSNQGQKRVGSSKTRTDLTVNQSIGRNQQYGSLYMNASDQRYWRRGGSQSLSAGYSNYWGEVSYNLGATYSKDVGNYGPANNDTLVNLSLSFPLGAKPRAPRAFVSASTQKASDTAQVGINGYVTENSDTYYSVQTGNSSIGGSTGSANLSTRTSQLDISAGYSQGRGYNSQNLNLAGSVVGHAGGINLGQTVGETFALAQVEGASGVKIGSFSGAKTGRNGFAVVPNAQPYRINWISLDTRDLGGEIEIDNATQQVVPRRGAVVLARYASKRGRRVQFALFDAHHKPIPFGAALEDGAGQQIAIADPSGKALALVEADTGTLIITWQDQHCEAPYALPERNKALNYERVSLVCRT; via the coding sequence ATGTTTTTATTCAAGCGCAACGGATGGGCGCCAGTATCGGTTGCCCTGGTCTTCAGCTCGGCGTGCTTGGCCGAAGGTGATGAGCAATTCAATACCTCGTTTCTAAAAAGCGCCCCCTCGTCCATTGACCTGCAATCACTGCTTGCCGCCAACAGCGTGCTGCCTGGCAGCTACCGTGTTGACCTCTACGGCAACGACACCCTGGTGGGGCGCCGGGATATCGACTTTCGCCGTCACCCCGACACCGGCAAGGTCGAGGCCTGCCTGACCCGGGAAACCGTCGAGCAACTAGGCGTCGACGTCGCCAAATTACCGCTCGACGCCGCCGCCCCGAATGCCTGTATCGACCTGCCCGCGCTGATCGACCATGCCAGCGTGCGCTACGACGTGCCTCGCCTGCGCCTGTTGGTCAGCGTGCCGCAAAGTGCCATGGAACGGGGTCGACGGGGGTATGTCGACCCCGCCTTGTGGGACGAAGGTGTACCCGCGGCGTTCATCAACTACCAGTTGAGCAGCAGCCGAAACAGCAGCCAAGGTGAGAACACCCTGTCCAACAACCTCGGCCTGCGCAACGGCATCAACCTCGGCGCCTGGCGGCTGCGCAACGAGTCGAACTTCAACAGCAGCACCGGGCTCCCCAGTACCTTCAAGAGCAACCGCAGCTACTTGCAACATGACGTGACCGCGTGGAAGGGCCAGTTCAGTGCCGGGGATATTTTCTCGGACGCCGACCTGTTCGACAGCGTGCGTTATCGCGGCCTCAAACTGGCCTCGGACGACGGCATGCGCGCTGACAGTGAGCGTGGTTATGCGCCAATCATCCGCGGGATCGCACAGTCCAGCGCCACGGTGGAAATCCGCCAGAACGACTACATCCTCTACACCGCCAACGTGCCGCCAGGCCCGTTCGAGATCAGCGACATTTACCCCAGCGGCTCCAACGGTGACCTTGAAGTGACAATCATCGAAGCCGACGGCCGACGGCGGGTCACGGTGCAGGCGTTTTCCAGCCTGCCGATCATGGTGCGCCAAGGCCAATTGAAGTACAGCGTCTCGGCTGGCCAGTACAACAGCAACAGCAATGGCCAACAGTCTCCGCAGTTTGTCAGCAGCACATTGGCCTATGGGGTCAGCAGCAACCTGTCCGGGATCGTTGGCGTGCAGGCCACGGACAACTTCCAGGCGCTGTCCGTGGGCGCAGGGCGAAACACGCCCATCGGCGCGGTCTCGCTGGACATGACCCATTCGTCCAGCCGTACCTACGGCCAGGCAGTAAAGGGCACCAGTGTGCGTGCGCTGTATGCCAAGACGTTTACCGGCACCGACACCAACTTCACCCTGGCGGCCTACCGCTATTCGACCGAGGGCTATCGCACCCTCAGCGAGCACGTCGAGGAATCGAGCAACCAGGGCCAGAAGCGCGTGGGCAGCTCTAAAACCCGCACAGACCTGACCGTCAACCAGAGCATCGGCCGCAACCAGCAATATGGCAGCCTCTATATGAACGCCAGCGACCAGCGCTACTGGCGGCGTGGCGGTTCGCAAAGCCTGTCGGCGGGCTACAGCAACTATTGGGGTGAGGTGAGTTACAACCTTGGGGCCACCTACTCCAAGGATGTCGGCAACTACGGACCAGCCAACAACGACACGCTGGTCAACTTGTCACTGTCCTTCCCGCTGGGCGCAAAACCGCGTGCACCGAGAGCCTTTGTCTCCGCCAGCACGCAAAAGGCCAGCGACACGGCTCAAGTCGGCATCAACGGCTACGTGACGGAAAACAGCGACACCTATTATTCGGTGCAAACCGGTAACAGCAGCATCGGCGGCAGTACGGGATCGGCCAACCTCAGCACCCGCACTTCGCAGCTCGATATCAGTGCTGGCTACAGTCAGGGGCGCGGGTACAACTCACAGAACCTCAACCTGGCAGGGTCAGTGGTGGGCCATGCCGGCGGGATAAACCTGGGGCAAACCGTCGGTGAGACGTTTGCTCTGGCACAGGTCGAGGGCGCGAGCGGGGTGAAAATCGGTAGTTTTTCCGGCGCAAAAACCGGCCGCAATGGTTTTGCCGTGGTGCCCAACGCACAACCCTATCGCATCAACTGGATCAGCCTGGACACCCGTGACCTGGGCGGCGAAATCGAGATCGATAACGCGACCCAGCAGGTGGTGCCACGGCGCGGTGCGGTAGTGCTGGCGCGCTATGCCAGCAAGCGTGGGCGACGGGTGCAGTTCGCGTTGTTTGACGCGCACCATAAACCCATCCCGTTTGGCGCAGCACTCGAAGACGGTGCCGGCCAGCAGATCGCAATTGCCGACCCCAGCGGCAAGGCACTGGCGTTGGTCGAAGCCGACACCGGCACCTTGATCATCACCTGGCAAGACCAGCACTGCGAAGCGCCTTACGCATTGCCGGAACGCAATAAGGCGCTGAACTATGAGCGGGTGTCGCTGGTGTGCCGCACTTAG
- a CDS encoding GNAT family N-acetyltransferase, protein MTDTAIGEVRLLNSGYSREARSLLYQAYRHEPTFAYIFEAERPGYEQRVRATVRELVKQHFFQKLPAIGLFVNDRLIGIALIAPPQRRLGITESWAWQLRMWLSTGVRGTRRYLDYHHAVLACLPSESVHVLPLLGIHPQFQGKHYGEQLLEAVHNWCADDPHSTGVVLDTGNSRYLDFYKRQGYEEIGEVAVGPVLEHVFFHPNPQALHAATA, encoded by the coding sequence ATGACTGACACTGCCATTGGCGAAGTTCGCCTGCTCAACAGCGGCTATTCGCGCGAAGCCCGCTCCCTGCTTTACCAGGCCTATCGGCATGAGCCGACCTTTGCCTACATCTTCGAAGCCGAACGCCCAGGCTATGAGCAGCGGGTACGCGCCACCGTGCGTGAGTTGGTCAAGCAGCATTTCTTCCAGAAACTGCCGGCCATTGGTCTGTTCGTGAACGATCGTCTTATCGGCATTGCCCTGATTGCGCCACCGCAACGGCGCCTGGGGATTACCGAGAGTTGGGCCTGGCAACTGCGCATGTGGCTGAGCACCGGTGTGCGCGGTACGCGGCGTTACCTTGATTACCATCACGCGGTGCTGGCGTGCTTGCCCAGCGAGTCGGTGCATGTGTTGCCGCTGTTGGGTATTCACCCGCAATTCCAGGGCAAACACTACGGTGAGCAGTTATTGGAAGCGGTGCACAACTGGTGCGCCGACGACCCGCACTCGACCGGCGTGGTGCTGGATACGGGCAACTCGCGCTACCTGGATTTCTATAAACGCCAGGGTTATGAGGAAATCGGCGAAGTCGCTGTAGGACCGGTCCTGGAACACGTGTTTTTCCACCCCAATCCCCAGGCGTTACATGCTGCAACGGCTTAG